The Penicillium oxalicum strain HP7-1 chromosome V, whole genome shotgun sequence genomic interval GATATCGGAGCACGGTTACTCGCTACTCGTGCTCTCAATTTCGACGTGGTCCTCGGCGGCATGAAGATGCTCGGCGTTTCTACCATCGGCGCCGCAAGTTTACGCGAATTAGCATTGCGAGCTCATGGGGGTCAAGACATCTTAGACAAATTGAAGGCGCTTCGACAAGCGGGTATCTCCCTTCGAGACTCCGTGTTTGCTCGGCTGGTTCAAAAGTTGGCGTCACAAGGCCGTGACATACTTCTCTCTGATCTCCTTCAAAGTGATCAGCATCCAGACGTGCTGGAAGATAAGGTTGTCCAGGAGTCCTTGCTCATCTCCTACTACATGGCTCGTGACATGCAGCAGTACAACATGACGCTCGCAGTTCTTGCAGAGCTGTACCCTGGCGATCATGATCTTTTGGACATACACTTTCGCAAACACATTGCCGCGGGTGATTTGGGGGCTGCTTCCAAAATTGTGGACGAGTTGACATTACGGGGAAGGCCTTTGAGCGAGGATAGCATGGACTTTATGGCCGAAAAGGTTCTCACGCCTCGGCGACCCAACCACCGACCCCATTCTCCGCCGGGGCAGCCGCTCGATACCAAGCGCGAAGTCATGTTCATATTTCATGTCCTCCAGCGCTCGGTCCCGCTTGGTGGTTATGTGAACCCGTCTTTCTGGAAAGAGTTGCTCAAGCGGCTCGGAATGGAGAATCATTGGGATGAGCTCCAAGAATGCACTTTGTGGCTGGTTCGCCAATATGCAACACCCACCAGGAAGCGTTTGACTGCAACCCCTGCCGCCACTTCCATGTCTCACGATCATCGCATGCTCAAGCTCATTTTCACTGGACCGATGCAAGCCGCCATCGTGGCCTGGGGCTTTATGACCCCAGTTTCCAGCACAACCCTCTTCAAGGCGATTTGTTTTCACCCCAAAACCCATGAGCCGCTCATCCAATGGGTCCGCGGCATCTTGCTTCTGAGAGAGTTGGAGGAAGCTGGTCTCACTCTCCTCAAACGAGTCATCGTTGGGGCAGCTCGTCACCGCCTCGCCACACTCTATGGGAAGTTCAATCTCTCGCACTCCCGACTGAATCGAGTTCTTCGAAAACAGAACCCTTATCGATGGCAACGCGTGGTGGAGGAAATCTTGCGCGCGTGGGGAGATCCTGCTTTCTTTGGCGGGTTGGAGAAAATTGACCCCATCAAGCTGATGAACCCTGGCCGAACACCATCGTCGCTGAGACGTTCCGCTCAGACCATTTGGCCTCggaggcgaggaagatgattTGCTGGGCGACTAGCCGatgtcccttttttttgtcattaTATACCCCTCTGTATTACAAGCTTTTGTACTCTATCTCCTCCCTCGCAATGTCTACTCCGTTTTAGGAAAAAGATTTTACGTACAGAAGACAGAGGCAGTGAGCGAGCCGCCTCTTGACGGTTGGTTTCCCGCCCCTGATTAGTATAGAGATCCGTTTTCCCCTCCTTACATGTTTCGTGAACATCGGAAAAGATACATTCAAGTTTCACTAGAATGGTCCCAAATGGTtacaaggggggggggaagagtcTGGCTTGCAAATCGGGACCTAGTGGTAGCAGCATTAGCAGTACTGTACATAGACAGGTGCTGCGGTGGAAATCGTAGTAGTCGGATGACACACGTCAAGTTGGGTCTTCGGGGTTAAGCTGCTGTGCCACGTGAATCGTCAGCACTTCCTCACAGCCACCTTGGTCGAAGCGATGTCTCGACCAGACCTTTGCGTGCTGTGCTTGGCGCCATGGCCATGAACCCGTCCGCCGTCAGTGAATTGGATCCTGCGGCGACTCGCACACGCGTTCGAGGGTCCAATCACCGGCGTCTTGCGTGGCGCAGGCTCGACGGAGATCCACGAACTAAGAATAGTTGAGACGGCAACGCGGCCTGGATCCGCTATGGATCGTCACTCTAAACATTTGAGCTCAGTGTCAGCCGCTGAGGAATCATGCTTTCTGATCCCTAAACTGTTCTATCAACACGGCAACGTGATCTGATTCTGTAGCATCGGAATTTCTGTGGTCTTGTTCTTTCACATTTTCGGAGAAATTCAAGTCGTCCTCGGTTCAGCATGCAGTGGCTGAAGTATCTATCCCTACTACTGCCGGTGGCAGTGGCCAACCCACTCAGTATTCGATCGACCGCCTGCAACAACTCTCCAGACCTCTGCGACAAGTCCTACGGCGCCATCACACATCTCGGCGCTCATAACAGCCCTTTTGTGCGGACGTCAGACGGTGTTTTGGCCGGCAATCAGTATGTCATGTCCTCTTTGAGAATGGTGGTTGAAGTTCAACGCCCTCAGTGGGTGAAGCGATTGTCAGGCATCCAGGGCCTaaccttttctctctttgtcgCTCATCAACAGATACTACGATACTCCGACTCAACTCAGCGCGGGTGTCCGACTAGTAACGGCACAGGTTCACAAAGACAACAATCAGTGGCGATTATGTCATTCCTACTGTACACTGTTGGACGCCGGTCTGCTCAGCGACTGGCTAGCTTCGATCAAGTCCTGGCTGGATGACCACCCCAACGAAGGTGAGCAAGATTGTATCGTTCCATGTGCTGGAACGGATCTCTAACCTTACCTTTCTGTCGATACAGTCGTCACCATTCTTCTTGTCAATTCAGACGGTGCCTCCGCCGCCGAGCTCGGTACAGAATTCACGACAGCCAACATCACCGACTACGCCTACCAGCCCGAGTCGCTCACCTCGGCTCCTTCCTCATGGCCTACCCTCCAAACGATGATCAATTCGGGCAAGCGGCTGGTTGTCTTTGCGACACCGCTTACAACAAGCACGTCGTATCCCTATCTCCTGTCGGAATTTGATTTTATCTGGGAAAACAACTACGACGTATCTTCACCTGCCAACTTCTCATGTGAGCCGAACCGGCCCTCCTCGCTGGCCGGCGACACACCCAGCGCTCTGTCGACCAATCGCCTCCCCTTCATGAACCACTTCCTTTATTCAACAGATCTGGCTGTGCTTCAAATCGAATATCCCAACGCAAGCTATgtctccaccaccaacgCACCATCCGGTGGGAACGGCAATCTCGGCAGTGCTGCGACAACCTGCAAAGCCGCATACTCTGGTCGGCAACCGACCTTCATTCTCGTTGATTTCTTCAACAAGGGGCCGGCCTTGGATACGGTGGATAAACTCAACAACGTGACCAATGCGGTCGGCCGTACGTCagtctcctcgtcttcatcgtccaccTCGACAAGCGACGCCACCACGATCAACAATGTGTTCAAGGGTTTGGTGGAGCTGGCGAGCTCTGCCAAGTCTGGCGCTAGCACGAGCATGGGAGATTGGATTTGGGCCGGCGGCAACTGGAATACTTTACTGGGGGGCGGCATCTCCTTCTAGAGCTTTCACGCTTTTCCCCTATTtctcgttttttttttcttaaaaaaaaagggaccCCCTTATCCCGTCTTGCTTTTCAAGCATTCCCGCCTGCTGTGGCGTGAGACTGTTCTCCCTCTCGGCCTGGGGTGTCTTTTCGTGCCCCCGGGGGCTGTGCACTTTGGGGATtatttattcttcttctctgtaTCGAACGAGGTTTCTCGTCTACAAAATAGCTTCGGGTGGCGGGCTGGAGGGCTTTGTGTTTTactgtttttcttttattttctcggGTCTTTACCTTTCGGGTCTGAGATTCGTTCTCGGCATATTATACCCCCTGAATTATAGGGGCAAGCGGGCGTTTCGGGAGGCTGAAAGGGCACATGGCGACTGGCACATGATGAATGATTATGACTTGCAATTAGACCTGAACTCTGTGTGGAAAGCGCTATGGACGATGTCCGCGACTATTGATTCCAGACCAGACATGCCAGACATGCACAGATGAGATATTGAAATGATTGAATCCGAGACCTTGTTGTCTCGCGAGTACTTTGATTCCAATTTGTCACTGCCTACACTGAATTGTTCCAAACTCTGCCATAAGATTGACGTCCTCTCTGGCTTGAAGCTCACTGTTCGTCCTGGGCAAGTAATTGGTGCACTTTGTTCACCTTGTCCTCGGCAGTCTGCGCCTTGTCCGTTCTACAATTGATTTGCATCTCTCGTCAGCTCACGGTCTGGGCAAAGACAGGCAAAGACTCcctcgaaaagaaaagtcttTAAAGACTCTGAGACTGAGGGCTGGGGCTGCGGCCGCGACTGCAATTGCAACTCCTCATCAAGCACCGAAATCGGGGAGGATTAACAGTACTTACCGCGAGCCAACTCGAATGTCTGTCTGAATGCGGACAATGCCCTGCTGATGGAGCAAAGTATGCGCTTGTCCAATGACTTGATGGACACGATCCCAAGATCCTTCTAAATAACCACAACGAGAACAGGACAGAAGTTAGTAGAGCTagagagaaagggggaagggtAGAGCCCAAATAGGCACAATCAAACGGCTAAGATcgggggggaaaaggaaaactACTATGAATGGAGATGCAGTAAATATAAAAGCGTCATACCAAGAGTAGTGCCTGCAGAGTGCATGGTGTATTTCAACCCCGATTTCTCAATCAATCGTTGGACGTCTGCCACTTGCGCGGACACAGACGCTGATGCTGTCCCGATCTATAGTAGGCATTATGTGAGCAATTCAAGGTTTGTTCCATTGATTGAACCAAGAACATCCCCGCCCGTTGATGGAGGTTTGGCGACGGCATACTGGGATGAGACAGAAATCTGCCAGGCAGTGGGCTGGAGTGGGAAGTTCGGTcgtggccatgatgagaatTGGTGGATGTGATGGATGTTGGGGTGGGTTGACAAGACAGTTGTAGAGGTCGTCCCCAGTGAGTCGAGTTGGGGGAAGATTGACGGTGGGGTGTCAGTTCAAGTAGGATGTCGATTGATAAGATTGATGACAGTTATGACAGCGCTAATTGTACTACGTAAGGCAGTGTTATACACTGCCAACTTCCAGGATTGAAGTGATACAATTCGACTCCCAGCACTGGACAATTGTGACACACTCTTGAGACATACATATCCATATGTGAGTACGTACACTCGGTGAACTGTACAGAACTTTGATGCCCTCGGGAGTAGATTTGTGTGTCTGTATGTAATGTTTTGCAATtctcacccccccccccccccattaCGTTTGTATTTTTGACTCCGCCAAGTCCGCTTTCTCCTCTCGTTTCGTTTACAATGACTCCGGCAAAACGTTGGCACTTCCTCATGTCTATCTGAAAGAAAACTTCGACTCTAATTGCCATTCAGATGCAGATTGGACACCTCTGGGTTGCCTAGCTCGGTCGATGCACAGCCCGGGTTCAAGATGAAGGAATGCACTGAACGACTCCCAACAAAACCGAGCTCCCGCAGACCGGGGGAGCCACTGGAGCCGAGAGACTAAGGTTGTGCCCCCCACATCGCGGAGAAGCTAAAACCTGCACATCAACCAAACGGCCCTCAGTGTGGATTCTCCAGGGTCTATCGGACCTGGGCGACGGTGGAAGCCTTACATTCATTATCTTTGGGCTTTTTGTGCTACGCTGGAGTAATCATCAAGCTTTCTGCTAGTCTAGAGGTGCAGCGACTCTCAGCTATCAGCTATCATTATTCCTCTCTGCGGCTGGAGCTGCTAAAAGTCTCCCTTTCCGGGACTGTCGTTTCTCCAATCGCGCTGAATGACGAGATCAAGTATTCCCGACTTGCCATCGTGGGTCAAGCTCGTGTACTTGGCAGAAGGCGCGGCGAATGTGGTATATCGTTTCGTCTCGACGGACATCACTCCAGATCCTGACCAGTCCACTCCTTCTGCACCTACAGGAGACTGTGCAGACCTCCATTCCTTAAAAGGCAAACTACTTCGTCTGCGCAAAGACACACCAGCCAACGTTCCGTATAGAGAAATCGCACAGAATTTTGACACCGTCATCCGCCCGCTGTTTGATCCTCATGAGCTGGTCGACCAGTCCTTGGTGAGACTACCACTCGGTTTAATTCATCACTGCAATGAGCGACTCCGACTCGCGGAGGAAACGGGAGCAAGAGCCCAAAAACGACACGGCAGTTATCTCAGTCTCACGGAGCCTTTCGGACTGTTAGTCACCGACATGACAACCGACCATCACCCAGACTCCAATTTGGCAGAACTAAAGCCGAAAtggcttcttcaatctcccTCTGCGCCACAAGACGCCCGCAGATGTCGAACCTGCGCGCTGAGGGGGATGCGGAACATTGAGGCAAGACGCCAGGGTCAGAAAGAGCCGCGCTCGTTCTGTCCTTTGAACCTGGTTTCAGAGAATTATGAAGATGTCTTTGCAGCCACGGCTGACATCAAAGGCTGTCCTGATCGAACTCGACTGGCTAAGATACTGTTCCGTCATCCCTTGCTTGTGAAACTGCTTGCACACCAAAAGGCTCACCAGCGAGTTGGGTTGAATGGACCGCTCGGACTGACACAAGAGATGTCTCTTGACATGACACTTCGAGACTGCACGGTCTACATCAAGGTTCGTGACAACATCCAAGATGCACCCGAACgagaagaaacagaaaaacaCTTGCTAAATGAAGAGAATCAAGATCACGCAGGATTCGGAGATCGATTTTCGCCTAGGCGATCTCGACTTAAAGTCCAGTGCAGGAGGCAAAGCTCAATATTGGCGAGATCTCGAAATCCAACTAATCGATGGAGGATGGTACCACGGGCGGAATGAATCTGACCCGAGCGACAGATGCTTGTTGCAACGCTCGCCGACTCCCAAGTAAAGCAACCATCgccgtctttctttttcctctccttcaGCCTTCAGGGTATTCCCAACCTTGGGAAAGTGAGAAGCATAGTGTTCTGTCTATGAATGGGCCAAGATGGTTGTTTCTTCTGGAGCTACGAAGGATGCAAATGGAATACAGGCCTGGATGTTACAAGGTGGCTGGGCCGGCTTCTCTGATGCGTCCAGAAACCGATTGTGTCACAATACCATTACAAGCGCATAGCTGCCAGATATGTGAATGATACCTCACTTGAAGCCCCTTTGGATGAGGTCTACAAGCCCCGTGGTAGCTTCAGGGGGTAAAATCGGTCACGACAACAACATTGACCGACCTGACAGCCTTTTGACCTTGATGAGAAATCACATTCCATTCGAGAGGATTGATGAAGTAGTGTAAAACACCGCCGCAACAGATTTTCTGGCCTCAGAACCCAAATACATTCGCATCTTCCTCATAACCCATCTCTTTCAACGCCGGAAGAACCGCCTTTTGAATCATCGTTGGAGGACCACACAACAACGCCACGGCGTCTTTCTCAGGGCCAAAGGCGTACTTTTCCAAAATATCTTTGGAGACGTGCCCCTTTTCACCAGTCCAGTTATCGCCAGGGTGCGACAGAATATGCGTGATCTGAAGTTGTTTCGGATGTTTCTCAGCCAGCTGATCCAGTTCATCCCTCAAGAGAATATCGCCCTCGGTTTTGTTAGCGTCGATGACTTTCAAAATAGTCGAATCCTCCGCCTCGCCTTGTTCTCTGGCCCGTAGTATGCGACAAATGAGCTGGTATCCCGGCGTGATACCCGACCCACCCAGTACAAGACTGACTTTGCTAAAGtgatactctttttgatcgATGATAAACTTGCCCTGTCCCATGTACTTGATTTCTCCGGTTGGACCCTTGATTTCAATCTCTTCGCCGGGTTCAAGACAGTCGAGAATA includes:
- a CDS encoding UPF0045 protein ECM15, giving the protein MHSAGTTLEGSWDRVHQVIGQAHTLLHQQGIVRIQTDIRVGSRTDKAQTAEDKVNKVHQLLAQDEQ